Within Candidatus Eisenbacteria bacterium, the genomic segment CGAAAGACAGACAAGCCCATACCGATTTGGTTTTTCAAACGGGCCGATCTATCCACTATGACGAGATGCATCGGGACTCGATTTATAGTGTCGATATCTATCCTGTTTACAGTAACAAGAATGAAGTTGACCAGGTCGCCGTCTTTTCTGCTAATATAACGGAGAAAAAAAAGGCGGAGTATGACTTAATCGAATCGGAAGAGATGTGGCGTTCTCTTGTGGTGAATAATCCGGAGCATGTGTTTATTCTTGATGCCGGCGGGAAAATCCGTTATGGAAACAGAGTGCTTCCCGGCCGCCGGATCGAAGATTTCCTGGGAAAGATTGTTTATGAATCCTTCCCGCCCGAGGAGCAGATCAATTATAAGAAGGCGTTGAATAGGTTGTCCAGCACCGGCAAGACCCAGACTTTTGAGATACTCTATGTGGATTCAGACGGCTCGAGAATCTGGTTCGATAACACTATTGCAAGGATACTTTTCCGAGGGGATAAAAATGCAGTTCTCGTGATGGCGCGGAATATCACAGAGCGTAAAAAGGCCATGGAAGAGCTGCAGAAAATCCAAGAAGAGATAACGCATGCCCAGCGCGTCTTGTCCATGGGAGAGATGGCGACAGGTCTGATTCATGAATTGAATCAGCCGCTTTGCGCTATTGTCAATTATACCGGAGGGTGTCTCGAGAGATTGGAAGCGGGAACCATACAGCAGGGAGATCTTGCCCATGTGATGGAAGAGATTGCACAGTTGGCAACACATGCCAGCAATATTATTCGGAACCACTGGAACTTTGTCCGAAAGAATGAAACGAAACGGCCGAATGTCAATCTCAATCAATGTATTGGAAGGGTGATTCGCCTTCTGGAGGCCAGTATCGATGCGGAATTGATCACCCTGCACAAGGAGCTTGATGAGTCATTGCCGGCAATTACGGCGGTTTCAGCGCAAATTGAACAGGTTCTGATGAATCTCTTGCGAAATGCCATCGATGCTATCACTGAACTCGGAACCGGTGTGGTGATCGTGCGGACATTCATGAATCAGAATGATATGTTAGAAGTGGTCATCATCGATACGGGGCAAGGGATCTCGCGGGAGATACAGAAACATATGTTTGATCCCTTTTTCACTACCAAGGCGGATGGCTTGGGGATGGGTTTATCGGTAAGTGCTTCGATTATTGAATCCCATAATGGCCGGCTCTGGTTGGAGTCCGGATCGAAGCAGGGAACGGAATTTCACTTTACATTGCCGGTGACTCAACCTGACGCTTGATGGAGTGGCGAAAGACAAGCCATATTAAGCGGCAAGGAGGTTGATAGTGAGCAGCGACCCAACAGTCTTTGTTGTTGATGACGATCCTGATGTGCTCCGCTCCATCAAGTTTCTTGTAGAATCGGTGGGGCTTTCGGTGGAATGCTACAAGTCGGGCCAGGAGTTTATGGATGCCTACGAACCGGCACGATCGGGGTGCTTGATCTTGGATCTTCGGATGCCGGGTCTGAGCGGTCTTGATGTTCAGAAAAGACTCAACGAATTCAAGATTCAAATTCCGATTATCATCGTGACGGCGCATGGAGAGGTGGAAACAGCTGTCCGCTCAATGCGGGAAGGGGCCTTCGACTTTATAAATAAGCCCTACAGCAAGCAGCTGCTGCTGGATCGCATCCAGCAGGCATTAACAAAAGATCGAGAGGCCCGGAGAAACTCGGCGTTGTTGGATGAGCTGTCAAATCTTGTCGCCCAGCTCTCCGTTCGGGAGAGACAGGTGATGGAGATGGTGGCCCATGGGAAATCCAACAAGGATATCGCCGGAGCGCTGGGCATCAGCCCGAAAACCGTCGAATTCCACAGGGCGCGGCTGATGGAGAAACTCAAGGTCGGGTCTTTGGCCGAATTGGTGCGGCTGGCGGTAAAGATCGAGGGGTCGCCGGGTCCGAAGCGGGGATCAGGGGAGTGACGGTTTAGCAACGCCTTGCATAGCAATGAGTTAAAGACCCCCGACGCGGGGACGTTCAGGCAACAAGCTCCACCCTTTCCAATAATCCAGAAAAATCGAAACATAGTTGCTTGACCTGGGGATTTCCATTGGCTATGCTAGGGTTAATTCTAAAGATCGGCTCGCAGTCGCCGATGAAGACCCTAGCTGATATAGCGTTCGTTTTCGGTAAGGGGGAGGGGCGAATATAACGTCCCCACGATCGTTCCAGGGACAGCGGAGCGCTGTGGAAAGGCGCTCAAGGCGACAGTGAAACACGACCGCAGTGGACGTTAATTTCGCCCCAGTACCCCTTTCAAGAATCTCGCCGGCGGCGGGTTCCAGTTTGGATCCCGCATTCTTTTTAATTGATCCCATCCACTCTTTATAATCACTCCATCGCTTGGTTCTGTAGGTCCCAACGTTTTCATGCAACTATTTCTATTCCCGGCCTGTCACACAGGACAGGAAAGAGGTCGTGGAGAGTGGTGTGGAAGAACAGCGACTCATAGCGGATGTCATAGCCGGGGATGCTGCGGCCGAGCGGCGGTTGTACGATGCCCATGTCGATCGAGTCTTCCGCTTGGCCTACAGGATGGCCGGTGATGAACAACTGGCGGAGGATTTTACACAGGAGACCTTCCTGAAGGCTTTCCGTTACCTTCCCCGCTTTCAGGGTCGATCCGCACTCTCCACCTGGCTGCACGCGATAACGATGTCTGTTGTGATAAGCGGACTGCGCAGCAGGAAACGCCGCCAGGAACATGAGACGCCATATGAAGATATCGAAACAGCGGGAGCGCCGGGAGAGACGATCAATATGGAACTCAGAGTCCAACTCAAAAGTGCGATCGACGGCCTCTCCACCGCTCTCCGCGCCGTCTTTATTCTGCACGACATTGAGGGGTACAAGCATCGGGAAATTGTCGACATCCTCAGCATCCCTGAGGGCACCTCAAAAGCCCGGCTGTCTCGGGCCCATGAGACGTTGCGGAAGAATCTGAGCCCCTTGGGCCGCAACCCGTGAGGGAATGATGGCCATGAGTGATGACCCATTGAAGGAACTCATTCGCAGGAATGCGGAGAGCTACAATCGGCCGCCTGAGACCCCAAGGGAGAGGATCTGGGCGCGGATTCAGGTGGAGCGCCTCTCTGAACGCCGCCGGCGTTCTTGGCGGCACCTTATCATGTTCCCGCGCATTTGGGTTCCGGCGGCCGCCGCCGCGCTCCTGTTCATCGGTATCTTTATTGGACGGTCCTGGCAGAAATCCCCGGCTCCGGCCTTTAACACAACAAACAGTGAACACCGTTCTGAATCAGGGACCCGCGTTCCCTCGATTTTTGAAGTTGCCGCTCTCCGTCATTTCAGCCGGGTGGATCTCATGCTGACCCGTTTCAACACAGAGACGGACAAACCGGCCAAGGATGAGTTGGTCGATTGGGCCCGGCCTCTGTTGGTGGAAACCCGGCTCCTCATTGATTCGCCGGCGGCCGAGAGCGTTGAGATAAAGCGTCTATTGAACGATTTGGAATTTGTTCTTGCACAAATAGTCCAGATCGAACAGAAGCAGAACGGATCAGAACGGGAATGGATCAACGAGGGGCTTCATCAAAAAAACATCCTGGCGAGATTGCGGGCCGCTGTCCCGGTTAGGGACATCCGCCAAGGGATCTAGGAGGGGAATA encodes:
- a CDS encoding PAS domain S-box protein, whose product is MNDHSRPPEELHGELQALRQRVADLERTAAEYKEAYQKQTENQENLRIFTETTPASVCIYQGTRIVYANPAAEETTGYTKEELIGREFWTMFHPEDQDLMKERGMARQRGEDTPTRYELRLISKDKRTVWFDFLVRPIIFEQNPAIMVTAFDISDRKRIEEELRVSEEKFRLLAETIDAVIAITHDEVLVYTNTATVKISGYTREELIENSILKGIHPDFRAMVSERAIARQRGDTVPSHYELKLLTKAGETRWVDAHFSRIEYAGRTCVLMTGYDITERKIAEERHLNLSRTLDKRVRERTLELQEVNEALRREIQERERAETALKENEAILRILLNAMPDLAILVNRQGIVTAINEAAAAANKSTGERLLGKCIYDNFPAELAKDRQAHTDLVFQTGRSIHYDEMHRDSIYSVDIYPVYSNKNEVDQVAVFSANITEKKKAEYDLIESEEMWRSLVVNNPEHVFILDAGGKIRYGNRVLPGRRIEDFLGKIVYESFPPEEQINYKKALNRLSSTGKTQTFEILYVDSDGSRIWFDNTIARILFRGDKNAVLVMARNITERKKAMEELQKIQEEITHAQRVLSMGEMATGLIHELNQPLCAIVNYTGGCLERLEAGTIQQGDLAHVMEEIAQLATHASNIIRNHWNFVRKNETKRPNVNLNQCIGRVIRLLEASIDAELITLHKELDESLPAITAVSAQIEQVLMNLLRNAIDAITELGTGVVIVRTFMNQNDMLEVVIIDTGQGISREIQKHMFDPFFTTKADGLGMGLSVSASIIESHNGRLWLESGSKQGTEFHFTLPVTQPDA
- a CDS encoding response regulator, with amino-acid sequence MSSDPTVFVVDDDPDVLRSIKFLVESVGLSVECYKSGQEFMDAYEPARSGCLILDLRMPGLSGLDVQKRLNEFKIQIPIIIVTAHGEVETAVRSMREGAFDFINKPYSKQLLLDRIQQALTKDREARRNSALLDELSNLVAQLSVRERQVMEMVAHGKSNKDIAGALGISPKTVEFHRARLMEKLKVGSLAELVRLAVKIEGSPGPKRGSGE
- a CDS encoding RNA polymerase sigma factor, which encodes MEEQRLIADVIAGDAAAERRLYDAHVDRVFRLAYRMAGDEQLAEDFTQETFLKAFRYLPRFQGRSALSTWLHAITMSVVISGLRSRKRRQEHETPYEDIETAGAPGETINMELRVQLKSAIDGLSTALRAVFILHDIEGYKHREIVDILSIPEGTSKARLSRAHETLRKNLSPLGRNP